In Chloroflexota bacterium, one DNA window encodes the following:
- a CDS encoding inositol monophosphatase family protein produces MSLQSYLDFATETAYLAGKLTLGHFQAGVRPDFKADDSPVTIADREAEALIRSRIEERYPGHAIIGEEFGVKEADGAAFRWFIDPIDGTKSFIRGVPLYAVLIGLEIEATVEVGVAYFPALDDMVYAASGLGCWWNGRRARVSRLDSLDRAFSAFSDVGSFAQYGRQDEWQRLSNTVYVRAGWGDAYGHSLVATGRVELMLDPIMNAWDCGPFPPILREAGGYFGDWQGNETIYADEGLSTTQALLPQVLDLIEG; encoded by the coding sequence ATGTCACTGCAATCCTATCTTGATTTTGCCACGGAAACAGCCTACCTGGCGGGAAAACTTACGTTGGGCCATTTCCAGGCTGGCGTTCGTCCTGACTTCAAGGCGGATGACTCGCCGGTAACCATTGCCGATCGCGAGGCTGAAGCGTTGATTCGCAGCCGCATCGAAGAGCGATACCCGGGTCACGCGATCATCGGTGAGGAATTTGGTGTCAAAGAGGCAGACGGGGCGGCCTTTCGCTGGTTTATCGATCCAATCGACGGTACCAAGTCGTTTATCCGGGGCGTGCCCCTCTACGCTGTCCTGATCGGCCTGGAAATCGAGGCAACGGTCGAGGTTGGTGTGGCCTATTTTCCGGCCCTGGATGACATGGTCTATGCCGCATCGGGACTGGGGTGCTGGTGGAATGGCCGCCGCGCCCGGGTCTCCCGGCTGGATTCGCTTGACAGGGCTTTTTCCGCCTTCAGCGATGTGGGCAGCTTTGCACAGTACGGCCGACAGGACGAATGGCAGCGCCTATCGAATACCGTCTATGTCCGCGCGGGTTGGGGTGATGCCTACGGTCATAGCCTGGTAGCCACGGGCCGGGTCGAACTGATGCTTGATCCCATCATGAATGCCTGGGACTGCGGGCCCTTTCCACCAATCCTGCGCGAGGCAGGCGGCTACTTTGGCGACTGGCAGGGAAACGAAACGATCTACGCCGACGAGGGGCTGTCTACGACGCAGGCGCTGTTGCCCCAGGTGCTTGATCTGATCGAGGGTTGA
- a CDS encoding aminopeptidase, protein MTVDFLAQQQAYADLIIHGGVNFQPGQGLRVRAELGHRDFVRLLVAAAYDAGARHVDVMWTDPITAKVRFEHIDHDYLGYLPEFEVARAHEQLDDRWALVSLTGDEYPDAFEEIDPAIMRQDRLGRIQKLKFFQERVMNNEISWCVASVPVAPWAQKVFPDLDADSALQRLWQMVLYTCRADQPDPMQAWADHDANLKTVAAFMDRHQVRSIRFLDETPGPDGRPSSDLTVGLTDAPNWSCGSSDNAEGRPFFANIPTEEIFTSPHKDKAEGWVRTSKPGFPFERELLDAYFHFENGQVVEWHAEKGQDALDQMFEMPGARQLGELALVDVRSPINQSGLIFHNTLFDENAACHIAFGRAYPEGVKDGNKMTQEELEEMGVNAADTHQDLMIGTDTMTVIGICVDGSEVLIMKNGMFVDEVVA, encoded by the coding sequence ATGACCGTTGATTTCCTCGCGCAGCAGCAAGCTTATGCCGATTTGATTATTCATGGTGGGGTTAACTTTCAGCCGGGCCAGGGGTTGCGCGTCCGGGCCGAGCTGGGACATCGGGATTTTGTCCGTCTTCTGGTTGCCGCAGCCTATGATGCTGGCGCTCGCCACGTGGACGTGATGTGGACCGATCCTATCACTGCCAAGGTCCGCTTTGAGCATATCGATCACGATTACCTCGGTTACCTCCCGGAGTTTGAGGTTGCCCGCGCTCACGAACAACTGGATGACCGCTGGGCCCTGGTATCCCTCACCGGGGATGAATACCCCGACGCCTTTGAGGAGATCGATCCTGCCATCATGCGCCAGGATCGGCTTGGGCGCATCCAGAAGCTCAAATTCTTCCAGGAACGGGTGATGAACAATGAGATATCCTGGTGTGTGGCCAGCGTGCCCGTTGCACCCTGGGCGCAAAAGGTGTTTCCCGACCTGGACGCCGACAGTGCGCTCCAGCGCCTTTGGCAGATGGTATTGTATACCTGCCGCGCTGACCAACCTGATCCAATGCAGGCCTGGGCCGACCACGACGCCAACCTGAAAACAGTTGCGGCCTTCATGGACCGCCACCAGGTCCGATCGATCCGTTTCCTGGATGAGACGCCCGGGCCCGATGGCAGACCATCATCCGATTTGACGGTTGGCCTGACCGATGCCCCCAATTGGAGTTGTGGTTCCTCCGACAATGCTGAGGGCCGTCCTTTCTTCGCCAATATCCCTACGGAGGAGATCTTTACATCGCCCCATAAGGATAAGGCCGAGGGCTGGGTTCGCACGTCCAAACCAGGCTTTCCTTTCGAAAGGGAGCTGCTCGATGCCTACTTCCACTTTGAAAATGGCCAGGTGGTCGAGTGGCACGCTGAAAAAGGACAGGACGCCCTGGATCAGATGTTTGAGATGCCGGGCGCACGCCAGCTGGGCGAACTGGCCCTCGTCGATGTGCGCTCACCTATCAATCAGAGTGGTCTGATATTCCACAACACGCTCTTCGACGAAAACGCCGCCTGTCATATTGCTTTCGGCCGCGCCTACCCCGAGGGGGTTAAGGACGGCAACAAAATGACCCAGGAAGAGCTGGAAGAGATGGGGGTCAATGCGGCGGACACGCATCAGGATTTGATGATAGGCACCGATACGATGACAGTCATCGGCATCTGCGTGGACGGCAGCGAAGTTTTGATCATGAAGAACGGCATGTTTGTCGACGAGGTAGTCGCCTGA
- a CDS encoding molybdopterin cofactor-binding domain-containing protein, whose protein sequence is MHIKIDVNGENRELEVLPDDTLLTILRRAGLYSIKHGCETGECGACAILLEGTLVNSCTLLAAQVDGKRIETLEGLAPELPGQRGDMHPLQRAFVDTGAIQCGYCTPAQILAAKALLEKEPTPTDGQIRQALAGVLCRCTGYIKPVEAVQRAAAVLRGEEVPPVEGPATIQASDNLFMPPQEPLDPPAPAPNGKAVDTRTKPKILVVVPPETQVVNKPEVKVDAVKLAKGRPVFSDDLELPGMLYGALLTSPHAHARIRTIDTSRAEQLPGVHAVLTHKNVPRVMHASGGQSYPNPHPYDQVVLDNKVRHYGDRVAVVAAETPEIAQEALSLIKVDYEVLPAVLDPVATMQPGAPVIHDEPDAIGIHDAQRNIVHQLDASYGDMEAGFAAADHIFEREYRTHQVQAAAIEPHVCITWWDEDDRLVVRTSTQVPFHVRRMLAPLIGLPVRRIRVIKPRLGGGFGVKQELLIEDLCSLLTIASGRPVRIEYTREQEFTSSRSRHPQVLRYKTGVRNDGTLTAMQLYMIGDTGAYGTHGLTVQMVAGFRGLTTYKADALSWQCDVVYTNRPTPGAYRGYGAPQALFALETHMEEIAVALDMDPVDFKRKNWVNEGDELVLARAMGEGREGFEQWVHSSGLEQCVQSGMQAIDWQRRNDTKWRTVPGKPHLRRGLGFAVCMHGSGIAGLDMAAASIKLNDDGSINLLVGATDLGTGSDTVLGQIAAETLGVPLEDVIVYSSDTDFTPFDTGAYASSTTYISGGAVLKAAEEIAEQILKHAAIHFFPKVDRERLWLEDRQVCAPGGERVSLETVALHATHQADQHQIMATASHMSYQSPPPFAAQFAEIEVDVQTGEVVVKQLVMAVDCGVAINPITAAGQVEGGMAQALGYAHNEEMAYDDEARLVTTDFRTYPIYRADEMPELGVILVQTYEPSGPYGAKAIAEIPKDGVAPALGSAIFDATGVRIRELPFTPERVWRALQDD, encoded by the coding sequence ATGCACATCAAGATCGACGTAAACGGCGAGAATCGTGAACTGGAAGTTTTGCCCGACGATACCCTGTTAACGATATTGCGCCGCGCCGGACTTTACAGCATCAAACATGGCTGTGAGACCGGCGAGTGCGGCGCCTGCGCCATACTCCTGGAAGGCACGCTGGTCAACTCTTGCACCCTGCTTGCAGCCCAGGTGGACGGCAAACGAATTGAAACGCTGGAAGGTCTGGCACCCGAATTGCCCGGGCAGCGGGGAGACATGCACCCTCTTCAGCGGGCCTTTGTAGACACCGGCGCCATCCAGTGTGGCTATTGTACGCCCGCCCAGATTCTGGCCGCCAAGGCTCTGCTCGAAAAAGAACCGACCCCGACGGATGGACAGATTCGGCAGGCTCTGGCGGGCGTTCTGTGCCGCTGCACTGGTTACATCAAGCCGGTTGAGGCGGTCCAACGGGCTGCTGCAGTGCTGCGGGGCGAGGAGGTACCGCCGGTGGAGGGGCCAGCCACCATCCAGGCTTCAGACAATCTTTTCATGCCACCGCAGGAGCCGCTCGATCCCCCTGCGCCCGCCCCCAACGGCAAGGCGGTAGACACCCGCACCAAGCCCAAGATTCTGGTTGTCGTTCCACCTGAAACCCAGGTCGTCAACAAGCCTGAAGTCAAGGTAGATGCCGTAAAGCTTGCCAAGGGCCGTCCTGTCTTCAGCGACGATCTGGAGCTTCCTGGCATGCTCTACGGAGCCTTGCTCACCAGCCCCCATGCCCATGCCCGAATCCGTACGATCGATACGAGTCGGGCCGAGCAGCTGCCGGGTGTCCATGCGGTGTTGACCCACAAAAATGTGCCGCGGGTCATGCACGCTTCTGGTGGGCAAAGCTATCCCAACCCCCATCCTTACGATCAGGTCGTATTGGATAACAAGGTTCGCCACTACGGGGATCGAGTGGCTGTGGTAGCTGCCGAGACCCCCGAGATCGCCCAGGAAGCCCTGTCGCTGATCAAGGTGGACTATGAAGTCCTGCCTGCGGTGCTTGATCCGGTGGCTACCATGCAGCCTGGTGCGCCGGTTATTCATGACGAGCCCGATGCCATCGGAATACACGATGCTCAGCGGAACATCGTGCACCAACTGGATGCCAGTTATGGTGACATGGAGGCGGGTTTTGCCGCTGCCGACCATATCTTCGAGCGTGAATACCGCACCCACCAGGTGCAGGCGGCCGCCATCGAGCCGCATGTCTGCATCACCTGGTGGGACGAGGATGACCGCCTGGTGGTTCGTACATCCACCCAGGTGCCCTTTCACGTGCGTCGCATGCTGGCGCCCCTGATCGGCCTGCCGGTGCGCCGGATTCGGGTCATAAAACCGCGACTGGGCGGTGGATTCGGCGTTAAACAGGAGCTGCTGATCGAGGATCTGTGCTCGTTGTTGACAATTGCCAGCGGGCGTCCCGTTCGTATCGAGTATACCCGGGAACAGGAATTCACCAGCTCGCGCAGTCGCCACCCGCAGGTTCTGCGCTACAAAACAGGCGTCCGCAACGATGGCACCCTGACCGCCATGCAACTTTACATGATCGGCGATACGGGCGCCTATGGTACCCACGGGCTGACCGTCCAGATGGTTGCCGGTTTCAGGGGTTTGACAACCTACAAGGCCGACGCCTTAAGCTGGCAGTGTGACGTCGTCTACACCAACCGGCCAACGCCAGGCGCCTACCGCGGTTATGGTGCGCCCCAGGCCCTCTTTGCGCTGGAAACACACATGGAGGAGATCGCTGTTGCTCTCGACATGGATCCGGTTGACTTCAAACGAAAGAACTGGGTCAATGAGGGCGACGAACTGGTGCTGGCCCGTGCCATGGGCGAAGGGCGCGAGGGCTTTGAGCAATGGGTGCACAGCTCCGGCCTGGAACAGTGCGTGCAATCTGGCATGCAGGCAATCGACTGGCAGCGCCGCAATGATACCAAATGGCGGACGGTGCCCGGTAAGCCCCATCTGCGCCGCGGCCTCGGTTTCGCGGTCTGCATGCATGGCTCAGGCATCGCGGGTCTGGACATGGCTGCCGCCAGTATCAAACTCAACGACGATGGTTCCATCAACCTCCTGGTGGGTGCAACTGATCTGGGCACCGGTTCGGATACTGTCCTGGGCCAGATCGCAGCAGAGACCCTGGGCGTGCCGTTGGAAGATGTGATCGTCTATTCTTCCGATACTGATTTCACCCCTTTCGACACCGGAGCGTATGCCAGCAGTACCACGTACATTTCAGGCGGCGCCGTTCTCAAAGCCGCCGAAGAGATTGCTGAGCAGATACTCAAGCATGCGGCCATCCACTTCTTCCCCAAGGTAGACCGGGAGCGTCTGTGGCTTGAGGACCGGCAGGTGTGCGCGCCGGGAGGCGAACGGGTATCCCTGGAGACGGTAGCCTTGCACGCAACCCATCAGGCTGACCAGCATCAGATCATGGCAACTGCCAGCCATATGAGTTATCAAAGCCCGCCGCCTTTTGCCGCTCAATTCGCCGAGATCGAGGTCGATGTACAGACCGGTGAGGTAGTTGTCAAACAACTGGTCATGGCGGTGGATTGCGGCGTTGCCATCAATCCCATCACCGCGGCGGGACAGGTGGAGGGAGGCATGGCCCAGGCGCTCGGTTACGCCCACAACGAGGAAATGGCATACGACGACGAGGCGCGCCTCGTTACCACCGACTTCCGGACCTACCCGATTTACCGGGCCGATGAGATGCCCGAACTTGGCGTCATTCTGGTGCAGACCTACGAACCCAGTGGTCCATATGGCGCCAAGGCGATTGCAGAGATTCCCAAGGATGGCGTGGCCCCGGCGTTGGGCAGCGCCATCTTCGACGCCACCGGCGTTCGCATTCGCGAACTGCCCTTTACACCAGAGAGGGTCTGGCGGGCCCTGCAAGACGATTGA